Part of the Clostridium sporogenes genome, CTACTATAACTAAATCTTTTATACCAAATCCTATAACTAATTTATCTTTTGCAATTACAGAACAATTTTTACTTTCCTTTAAATAACTATTCCCACATATACTATTATTTCTACAACTATTTAAAAATCTACTAAGAGCAGTGAAGCTTCCCATATCATCCCATTTAAAATTACTTTTTATAACATATGCTTTTCTGGTCTTTTGCATAATACCAAAATCTACAGAAATTCCTTCTATTACTTCATATTCTTCTCTAATTACTTTTTGTTCTTTATCTGTATCTATATTAGTATATATTCTCATCATGCTTTTATATATTTTAGGTAAATATTTTTCCATTTCCCTTAAATAAACGTCTGCTCTCCAGATAAACATTCCACTATTCCATAAATATTCTTCACTAGATACTAAATCTCTTGCTATTTCTAAATTAGGCTTTTCTAAGAATCTTTCTACTTTATAAGTAAAGCTTTGGCTATTGACCTTATCACCCATCTTTATATATCCGTATCCGGTTTCTGGTCTTAAAGGCTTTATACCTATAGTTACTAATCCCCTTCTTTTTTCTACTATATCTACCCCCTGTTTTATCACATCAGTAAATTCTTTTTCATTTTCTATATAATGATCCGAAGGTAACACTATCATAGATGCATCTTTATCTTTTTTTAAAAGTTTTACCGCTGAGAGACCTATACAGGTAGCAGTTTCTCTATTATAGGGTTCTGCAAATATATTTTCCTTTTTTATTTCTGGTAATTCTTCGTATATTTTGTCCATATATTCTTCATTAGTTACTATATATATATTATCATTATTTACTAATGGTTTTATTCTATCTACGGTCGCCCTTAAAAAACTTTTATTATTTATTAACTTTAAAAACTGCTTTGGGTTTTCTGATCGTGATAATGGGTATAGCCTTGTTCCTTTTCCACCTGCAAGTATTAATGCATATAACACAGAATCCTCTCCCAATAATGCTATATTCATATATTATGTATAAAATATAGCATTGGTGAAAAAAGATTATATATATTTAAACTACTAACAAATTATTTTTTAAAATTTCTTTAGGATCATCTTTATATAACCCACTTTCCATTAAGAATTTATGGAGTTTTTTAATTTCCACTTCTGGATTTCTATAAAATTTACTACCTCTTATTTTATAAAAAGCCCATCCTAATCTAGTTAAATCCATTTCCAAATCTAAAACTTTCTCTACATTGTTATTTTCATATAAATTTCCATCATCACATATTATAGCTATTCTATTATGTTTACCTTCTAGTATAAAATCTATAATATACTTTCCTAATTTAATATTTGATTTTATATCACCATTTAAATTCCTAATATTGTTATATATATCCTTCTGAAATTTAGTTTGCATAACATAATTTATATTGGGTAATTTGCTTTTATAATTTTTATAATTATTGCAGTAATCTATTAACTTATATCTTACACAATTATTATTTATATTTTTGTAATCTATGGAGTAAAAAAGAAATATTTGATTTCTAGCTCTGCTTACTGCTACATTAAATCTTTTTATATCTGTTTCCTTTGTCAATGCGGTATATTTCATATTATCTCCAACTACCATAGATAAAAATATTATATCTCTTTCATCGCCTTGAAAAGAATAGGCATCCCCACAAACTAATTTTCTTCTTTTTATTTCTTCTTTACTTAAATTATTTCTTAATAAATTTTCTATAAATTCACTCTGAGCATCGCCTAATAACGATATAACTCCCATTGTCATTCCATTATATTTGCTATCTCTACAACATTCTAGTAATTTATTTACTAGTGCTTCCGCCTCATTAATATTTATTTGCTTACTTTTTTCTCTATATCCATCTTCAACCTTTATACATTTAATAGGTGAATTAAACGCCTCTCTTATTTTTGGATATCTAAGAGGTACTATTAAGTCTCCATAACAAAGTTTATTACTAAACTGAACTATTTCTGGCACAGATCGAAAATGCTCCTTAAGCATTATTCTATCTTTAAAAGTTCTAAGAGCTGTATCATATAAGCTTGTCTGTAAATCAAACCATTGATTATGAGGTATACCATCAAGATATTTGTCAATAAAATTATTTATCATACCTTGATCCATTCCCACTACTTCTGGACTAATCTGTTTGTCATCTCCAACTATTATTGCCTTCTTAGCTCTCATTAGTGCAGATATTGCAAATATATTACTTTGACTACTTTCATCAAATATTACTACATCAAACTGGTCTTTAGATGGTTTTATATTCTCTATTACCTTTTCTAAAGGCATAATCCAAACTGGAATTATAGACTTACATTTTTCCATTTCTTCTTTTGCTATACTGCTATACTGTAATACAAACTTCCCCCTTCCCTTTCCAATTCGTTTAACAGCTTGTACCCATGAAAATAGGCTTCTTTTTTGCTCTTCATTAATATTTAATATTATATTCTTCCATGCTTTTTTGCTAATTATTTGATTTATTATTTGCTTTTCCTTATTTTTTTCTTCTATTAATTGCCCTTGCAATTTCTTTTCATCTATCTTTTCCAATTTTTCAAATAAATTATTATATTGCCCCCATTTCCATGCATTTTCCCAATTATTAAATTTATAATCCTTTTTATAATTTTCCAATATAAATTCTAATGTTCTAGGACAACTTTCTTCCAGCTTTTTATACACATAATTTATTTCATCTATATCCGATTTCATTGACATAATTTTTTCTATATAACTATAAGCTTCTTTTATATAATCTATATTTTCTTTATCTATACCCTTTATTATAGAATTTAAACTTTCAAAATTCCTAACCTGTTTTTTTATTATTTCCATAAAAGCTTTTAAATCATTATACTCATTTATTGCTTTTATACATTCTATACACTGTATAAAATATTCATATGTGTTTATTTCATACCAATTTATATTAATAGGTATTCTTATTCGTCCTAACAGTTTTATTATTTTATCTCTGTATTCTCTATTCCAATTCATTATAGTATCTATATTATTACTTATGTGCTCTATTGAAATTAAATTATCTATATTATGATTAAAATCCTCTTGTATATAACTATTTATTATATTTCGCCATAACCTATTTAAAAAATTATATATATTTTTTTCCTCTATATAGTCATTTATAATATTTAATTGCTCTATGCTTTTTATATTTTCTCCATTTATATAACAATTTTTAAAAATATAATCATATTTGCTATTAAAAACTTTAAATATTTTGCTAACTTTCTTTTTTCCCTTAATTTTTGAATATACTCTTTCATAATCCTTTATAAAAACATCCATATCTTTTATTTCTTTTATCTCTATGGAATATTGATTTATATTACTTCTTATTTCTAT contains:
- a CDS encoding AAA domain-containing protein, with the translated sequence MKCSEKIKNIFYYLLRIKKMNKCSSDVRTYEALYTKKDILKNNYCNVSRDKEDNVNIKISRKAGKIYDEIYKQYLDGENENEIILGQAILGLKTNKNIIHPMITSKVKVDFIDKENILSLKISSKIKLEIEICDFLNKNLFKKIMSQKNSLEKEKIDIMDYDNIKNKMQLLLNDDSEIVFKDIGDLNRIQLTEKPIIYNCPILIIRKRDNSLWSKEIESMVEEIDNGYDIPKTIEALVEEKEIEDDCIHKNQWKECKDDILFPLEANEEQISIAKKICENEAILVQGPPGTGKSHTIANLICHFLAHGKKVLVTSETSRALRVLINKIPEDIKPLCVNLLDDSNGEYELEQCIKNISDNLCKNPSEIIDDIYILNNERKECKKNQQVLYNKLKEIEFMENKKIHCKGNYYKLIHIGSWLNENQYKYGWIKDNIRYEDIKPINEEQFNKLIAVLKNNGKEYIENINELIFICNKIPSYKEVENKLDRMIYLESNLNFYKNKIKGWYIPAECKCNYDILLDFLYNCLEKMKSITEEPILGKMFKLYYSSEIFRDSINNFLLNLNSSKEKLIEIRSNINQYSIEIKEIKDMDVFIKDYERVYSKIKGKKKVSKIFKVFNSKYDYIFKNCYINGENIKSIEQLNIINDYIEEKNIYNFLNRLWRNIINSYIQEDFNHNIDNLISIEHISNNIDTIMNWNREYRDKIIKLLGRIRIPININWYEINTYEYFIQCIECIKAINEYNDLKAFMEIIKKQVRNFESLNSIIKGIDKENIDYIKEAYSYIEKIMSMKSDIDEINYVYKKLEESCPRTLEFILENYKKDYKFNNWENAWKWGQYNNLFEKLEKIDEKKLQGQLIEEKNKEKQIINQIISKKAWKNIILNINEEQKRSLFSWVQAVKRIGKGRGKFVLQYSSIAKEEMEKCKSIIPVWIMPLEKVIENIKPSKDQFDVVIFDESSQSNIFAISALMRAKKAIIVGDDKQISPEVVGMDQGMINNFIDKYLDGIPHNQWFDLQTSLYDTALRTFKDRIMLKEHFRSVPEIVQFSNKLCYGDLIVPLRYPKIREAFNSPIKCIKVEDGYREKSKQININEAEALVNKLLECCRDSKYNGMTMGVISLLGDAQSEFIENLLRNNLSKEEIKRRKLVCGDAYSFQGDERDIIFLSMVVGDNMKYTALTKETDIKRFNVAVSRARNQIFLFYSIDYKNINNNCVRYKLIDYCNNYKNYKSKLPNINYVMQTKFQKDIYNNIRNLNGDIKSNIKLGKYIIDFILEGKHNRIAIICDDGNLYENNNVEKVLDLEMDLTRLGWAFYKIRGSKFYRNPEVEIKKLHKFLMESGLYKDDPKEILKNNLLVV
- a CDS encoding mannose-1-phosphate guanylyltransferase, coding for MLYALILAGGKGTRLYPLSRSENPKQFLKLINNKSFLRATVDRIKPLVNNDNIYIVTNEEYMDKIYEELPEIKKENIFAEPYNRETATCIGLSAVKLLKKDKDASMIVLPSDHYIENEKEFTDVIKQGVDIVEKRRGLVTIGIKPLRPETGYGYIKMGDKVNSQSFTYKVERFLEKPNLEIARDLVSSEEYLWNSGMFIWRADVYLREMEKYLPKIYKSMMRIYTNIDTDKEQKVIREEYEVIEGISVDFGIMQKTRKAYVIKSNFKWDDMGSFTALSRFLNSCRNNSICGNSYLKESKNCSVIAKDKLVIGFGIKDLVIVDGGDVLLIMDKYKDQEIKHLVQELKENESLKKYI